A segment of the Populus alba chromosome 9, ASM523922v2, whole genome shotgun sequence genome:
CGCATTATCAGCGTTGGTAGATCAGAACACAAGCAAATCCGATAACATCAAGGGTGTTCAAACCCAACTCGAGAGCTTAGAATTGTGCATTCAAGATATTGAAGAAGGTCTTGAATACCTTTCCAGGACTCTGATCAAAACTAGAGTCTCTTTTCTAAACATCCTAAACCATTAACCGGAACAATCTTGATATAGTCATACTTGTACATTGTAGAATTACACATGTATTATTCCATAGATAATGAAATGATCATATACTCAGTTGCTCAAATTTTGCCCCGGTGTgttctatatttcttttttttatcttggttgGTTTTTTGAACAAGAAAGACAGAAACTAAAGAGAAACGTTGAGTCCAAATTTTCTAGTCTTTCATTTCTGTTCTACCACTTGCAGGTTACATAACTGATAATGCATAGAGAAAGCTAGGAAGAGACAGTTGTACACATGGAAGTCGATACCTAATCTGACGGACTTCTAGCCTTTACTTAGCAGCTTGTGCAAAATCATATCTCCTGCAATTTCAGACCATACTCCATACATATCAGATGAGGCCCCAGAATATCAGTACATACTACCTGCATGCACACAACAGTCCACATACTAAACATATATTGCAgagtatttagaaaaaaatctcattattcTGACaacattttcttgcatttaccACAGCCTCTTTTTGTAGAAGTTGAATGAAAGTGCAATTTTCAATTGGATTGCCTCTATGCTGATGGCAAGGGACAAAAACAGAtgtaaattctaattaattaaatgttttaagaaCATAAGGGTGCTGAAAGATGACAAGGTCTGGTCAAGATTCATACAGCAAGATTAACATGGTAGACTCATAAATAAGTCTGTTAATCTAACATCAAATCTTGCTCTCTTAGCTCATAAATATTGTTTAATCTTAATCATTCAGCACCAAATGAAATTTAATGGAACTCACATGTTAGACTCAAATTCCAGTATATTGAAAGCAATGAAAAATTAGATGGCTGCCTTTCGGTTAGGGGGAAAGTGGAATCATCCAGCGATGTTATTGAGCGACTACCCGCAGCTCTTATCGTTATGCTACAACTTGGCTAGAGATACTGAAGCCAAAGTTGCGGATCTTGTCTTCCTTTATCCCAATAGAGATTTCAGGACTTGGCATTGTATGCATTAATAAATGACCACTCGTGTGTTGCAGATGAAACGCTAGTATTCAATTCAAGAGAGTTGCTGAATTATTGAGCAAGAGACAATGCGTAGACATCAGGGCTGCCATTTTTCTGAAACATGTTACCGCCATTAATAGTTGAAGAGGATGAGATTCCTCATGTCTCCCTCGCCCCAATATATATTCAGTAGATGTCAACAGATGGAAAGCACACAGAATTGAACCAATAATTTCAGCCATCAAAACTTCTTTTctacaagaaagaaataaaaatggctGCCTCCCCCATCCGTCAGAAAACTAGCTTCCATGCTCGATCCAACAGTCTACCCTCTAGACCACATCCAATCATTTCGGAATTTGATGAGAATATTTGCAGAGTAAGAGATTCACAGGCCACCTCTAAATCATCTCCATCATCATCAATAGGACACAAACTAAGTAGCCTTCAGGATTTGTATGATTCTGTTGATAAGTTCCTACAACTTCCACTTACCCAACAAGGCTTGGCACAACAGAGCAATCAGAAATGTGTCGATGAGCTCCTAGAGGTATCTCTCAGGCTCTTGGATACGTGCAACTCTACCCAGGATGCACTGTCGCAATCAAAAGAATTCATTCGTGAGCTTCAATCTGTTATTCGCAGAAGACAAGGAGGCGTTGACAGCGAGATCAGGAAATACATTGCATCCAGGAAAGTAGTAAAGAAGTCAATAAAAAAGGCCTTGAAGAACTTGAAGGGCATGGAAAACAGGCGCACCTTCTCTAATGAAGAGTACCCTGAGATTATCATGTTAAGACAGGTTGAGTCCATCAGTCTTGCCGTGTTCGAATCATTACTATCATTCATTTCCGAACCAAAGTCACAAGCAAAGAAAAGCGGCTGGTCATTGGTTTCCAAGCTGATGAACCACCACAGAATAGCATGtgaggaagaagaaacaaatgagATTGGATTTGCAATGGCTGATTCTGCTTTACAATCTCTTATCAGTTGCAAAACAGATAAGATGATGGATGTGCAAAAGAAGCTAAACAATTTGGAGTTGTGCATTGAAGATCTTGAAGATGGAATTGATGGCATCTTTAGGCGCATGATCAAAACTAGAGCCTCCTTTCTCAATATTTTCAGTTAGTGGCCTGCAAAATCAGCCAAAATCATACCTTGTCAATGGATGAAATAtagttgtaaatattttttatatataattcacttACTTTTTATGAAACTATACATGCTCCTTATGAGGTTCTTTCTATTATGGTTTTAGGACATCCATTTTTTAAGCCAAATTATTCATTACATTTATTTTGCACTcacttaaaaattattcattacTTTAATTTGTGTTTAGTTAGTGTTTTAGAATACAaggaaaaactatatatatatatatatatatatatatatatatatatatatatataaaaagcatgtttaattaaaaaataaaaacaaagatataaaataaatatattttataagacagttttgaaatgattttttttgtctttttaaaacaGAAATGACAATGAGACATGTCTACTCTGTCTCCACTATCTTCCTATCTTtagttcaatataaaaattcaattaataagaTCTTTTCAATGCAAAATTCCCAAAACAATTGAATGCAAAATATTTGGATTCAATTTCTTAATGCCTGGGAAAAACTAATTGCACTTGCGTTTTGGGAAAATAAATTAGTAAACTTTTCTATTGCAACTTGGAAGTAATCTAAGAGTTCTGAAATATTAGGCCAATAATGAATGCTGCACTACCaagttttctttaaatttacgTCAGTATGGTTACTGTCAAGACTGTATtgtctcaaaagaaaaaatctttgaCAATAGATTGTCAGAATAATGAAAGCTTTTGCTAAATACTCTACAGTTTATGTTTAGTATGTGGACTGTATGTATGCAAGTAGTTTGCACTGATATTTTGGGACCTAATCTGATATAAAACCTGATGTGCATGGAGTATGGTTTGAGATTGTAGGAGATGGTCTGTACAAGCTGctaaataaaagctaaaagtCTGTCAGATTTGGTATTGATGCAGGGGATCTGAACAGTTGTATATGGATCTGTTATAATAGCAAAGATAAGTggatcatatctcaagttcAAGAAGAGACCTAGTCATTCCAAATAAtatatctaacaaaaaaaattataattttttatttaactatttgATCACCCTCAAATTTTGACAGGAAATTCTATTAGCTGCGTTCTACAGGGGGCAGCCGACTTCAATGGATGACATGGGGAAGGCCTTATAAAAGGGTTAGAAGATACTGTTTGAttcagttttattatttttctatttaattttggatttctaaccttaattttgtttttatttctcctATCTATTTAggtttctaatttttcttctttgtaagGTCATTAATTTCATGTAAATCTATTTCGAGAGGCAAACAATCagagaataaattatttagtaaTAAAACACGGTTAGGGTTCTTGCTTTAGATCATTTAGTAATAAAACACGGTTAGGGTTCTTGCTTTAGATCATTTTCAGAAATGATGTCTTCTTTGTTCTAAACCTAATATGATTAGGTTCAGCTGCGTCAGGTATTGACTTCCATGTGTAGAACTGTCTCTTCCTAGCTTTCTCTATGTATTATCAGCTATGTAACCTGCAAGTGGTAGAACAGAAATGAAAGACTAGGAAATTTCACTCAACTTTTCTCTCTGGTTTCTGTCTTTCTTGttcaaaaaaccaacaaagGTAATCGCTGGCCTCGCAGTAATATCTAAATTCTAATATAGCAGAGAGGCATCACCAAGTCATGTATACGGATCTTGCCTGCCTATTGAGCAACAATCAGACC
Coding sequences within it:
- the LOC118059045 gene encoding uncharacterized protein, with the protein product MAASPIRQKTSFHARSNSLPSRPHPIISEFDENICRVRDSQATSKSSPSSSIGHKLSSLQDLYDSVDKFLQLPLTQQGLAQQSNQKCVDELLEVSLRLLDTCNSTQDALSQSKEFIRELQSVIRRRQGGVDSEIRKYIASRKVVKKSIKKALKNLKGMENRRTFSNEEYPEIIMLRQVESISLAVFESLLSFISEPKSQAKKSGWSLVSKLMNHHRIACEEEETNEIGFAMADSALQSLISCKTDKMMDVQKKLNNLELCIEDLEDGIDGIFRRMIKTRASFLNIFS